The sequence AGTCACTGCGCTGAACGCTGCCGCGCCGCTCCGCGTCGAGGTTCATGCATTGGGCTTTCTGCTCATCGCTGCGCAGGTACTGGCAGACCCTTGCCCAGAGCTTGGCGCGGGTGCCCGGCGCTCCCTGGCTGAAGTGCACCAGGTCGGCACCACCGGCCATGCCCTGGATCTCCACCTGACAGAGGCTGCAACGCTGCCGGGTGCCGGGGGGGATTGCTGCCATGGCGGCCTCGCTGTTCAGGGGGCAACTTAGGCCTAGGTGCTGGAGGTGTGAATGCGCGTGTTGCAGCTGAGCGATCTGCATCTGCTCGCCGAGCCTGGCGGCGTCTATCGCGGTCGCCCGCCCCTCGCCTGCCTGACCCATGCGCTGCGGCAAGCCCTGGCGGCGGCCCCGGCCCCGCCGGACCTGCTGCTGCTCAGCGGCGACCTCTGCCAGGACGAAAGCCTGGCGGGCTATGTCCATCTCCACACATCGTTGCAGTTCCTGGGCCTCCCCCTGGCCCTGCTGCCAGGCAACCACGACCATCCCCAGCTGCTGCGCTCCGTTCTGGGTCGCCACGGCCCGATCGCGCCGGCGTTGGTGGAGGGGCCTGGGGCCAGGCTGCTCCTGCTCGACAGCCACAAGGCCGGAGCTACCGCCGGTTGGCTCGGAGCCAGCCAGCTCGCCTGGCTGGCGGGCGTTCTCCAGCAGCTGGAGCAGGCCTTGCCCCGACCCCTGCTGGTGGCCGTGCACCATCCCCCCGTGGCGATCGGCGACCTCGAAATGGATGCCATCGGGCTGCTCGATGGGGCGGCCCTGCTGCAGCTGCTGGGACAAGCCAGGGACCTGGAGGCCGTGGTGTTCGGCCACATCCACCAGCACTGGAGCGGCAGCCTGCCCGGCCGCCCCCAGGTGCCCCTACTCGGTTGCCCTTCCACCCTCTGCGGCTTCGGACCGGTGCAGCCCTGCCCCTTGGGCCGCCCTGACGACCCCGGCGGCCGCTGGCTGGAGATCGGCGCGCCGGGCGGTTTTCAGGAGTCCCTGCTGCGCTGGTCCCCTCCCTAGCGTCAGCACAGAAGTGCTGGCCCGCCCGTGCCCCCTGAGCTGAAGCCCTCTTCCGCTGATTTTCTGGTCATGCTGCGCCGCTGGCTCCGCCGGTGCCGCCCTGCCGCTGCCGGGCTGCTGGCCCTCTCCCTGGTGGCGATCCACCTGGTTGGTGCCCCCACCGCCTGGGCCCTTGAAGCGACCTCCCCTGACCAGGCGGCCCACAGTTTTGTGGCTGAGGCGGCCCGCTCGGTGGCCCCGGCCGTGGTGCGGATCGACATCGAACGGGACGTGGAGCGGCAGGCCTTCGATCCGGCCCTGCTGGATCCGCTGCTGCGCGATCTGTTCGGCGACCCTTCCGGCAGCAGGCGTGAGCGCGGCCAGGGCTCGGGGGTGGTGATCGATGCCCGCAGGGGGCTGGTGCTCACCAATGCCCACGTGGTGGATCAGGTGGATCGGGTGGAAGTCACCCTGGCCGATGGTCGCCAGCGCGATGCCACCGTGGTGGGCAGTGATTCCGTTACCGA is a genomic window of Cyanobium sp. NS01 containing:
- a CDS encoding metallophosphoesterase, encoding MRVLQLSDLHLLAEPGGVYRGRPPLACLTHALRQALAAAPAPPDLLLLSGDLCQDESLAGYVHLHTSLQFLGLPLALLPGNHDHPQLLRSVLGRHGPIAPALVEGPGARLLLLDSHKAGATAGWLGASQLAWLAGVLQQLEQALPRPLLVAVHHPPVAIGDLEMDAIGLLDGAALLQLLGQARDLEAVVFGHIHQHWSGSLPGRPQVPLLGCPSTLCGFGPVQPCPLGRPDDPGGRWLEIGAPGGFQESLLRWSPP